The sequence CCGCCAGGCGAGCCCGTGAATCCAGCGAAGGCGCCGAACCCGGGGACGATCAGACGACGTGAGCCGGTCGGTTTCCGTTTGTGTTCTGGCTACCCGGCCACGCACGTCCAGCCGTGAAACGTACGATAAGGCGACATCGATCCCCGACCGGCAAGGGCACACAGTGGGCACCGAGTGGACCGACAACCGCAAGAATTTGATGCTGTTCTCGGGTCGCGCGCACCCGGAACTGGCTGAACAGGTCGCCAAGGAACTCGACTCCCCGGTCACCCCGCAGACCTCCCGCGACTTCTCCAACGGCGAGATCTTCGTCAGGTTCGACGAATCGGTCCGCGGATGCGACGCGTTCGTCCTCCAGAGCCACCCTGCGCCGCTCAACAAGTGGCTGATGGAACAGCTGATCATGATCGATGCGCTCAAGCGCGGCAGCGCCAAGCGGATCACCGCGATATTGCCGTTCTATCCCTACGCGCGTCAGGACAAAAAGCACCGCGGCCGCGAGCCGATCTCCGCACGCCTGGTCGCCGACCTGCTCAAGACCGCAGGCGCCAACCGGATCCTCACCGTGGACCTGCACACCGACCAGATCCAGGGCTTCTTCGACGGACCGGTGGACCACATGCGGGCGCAGAACCTGCTCACCGGCTACATCGCTGCGAATTACCACGATCACGACATGGTCGTGGTGTCGCCGGACTCCGGCCGTGTGCGCGTCGCAGAGAAGTGGGCCGACGCGCTGGGCGGCGTACCGCTGGCCTTCATCCACAAGACCCGCGATCCGTTGGTGCCCAACCAGGTGGTGTCCAACCGCGTGGTCGGCGACGTGCGGGGCAAGACCTGCATCCTCACCGACGACATGATCGATACCGGCGGCACGATCGCCGGGGCGGTGAAGCTGCTGCGCGAAGACGGCGCCAAGGACGTGGTCATCGCAGCGACGCACGGCGTGCTGTCCGATCCCGCCCCTCAACGGCTGGCCGACTGCGGCGCTCGCGAGGTGATCGTCACCAACACCCTGCCGATCGGCGAAGACAAGCAGTTCCCGCAGCTGACCGTGTTGTCCATCGCGCCGCTGCTGGCCGACACCATTCGCGCCGTATTCGAGAACGGTTCGGTGACAGGACTTTTCGACGGGTCTGCGTAAGTGACTGAGTCCGTCATCTATCACAATCCCCGCTGCACGACGTCTCGCAAGGCGCTGGAGCTGTTGCGCGACAACGGGATCGAGCCGGAAGTGATCCAGTACCTGAAGTCGCCGCCATCGCGCGCCGAGCTGGTCAAGCTGATCGACGACGCGGGCATCGATGTGCGCACCGCGGTGCGCAAGCGTGAATCGCTCTACGCCGAGCTGAATCTCGACGACGCCGACGACGACGCGCTGCTCGACGCCATGGTCACCCATCCGATCCTGATCGAGCGACCGTTCGTCGTCACTCCACGAGGCACCCGGCTGGCCAGGCCGCTCGACTCCGTTCGCGAGATTCTGTGACGCGTCACCGCGCACGCGAGGAGCGAAAAAGGCACCGCGCACGCGAGGAGCAGAAAAGTACCCGCATAGCGGCGATCTTCGCGTTGCTGTCCATCGCCGCCGCGGGCTGCGGCGCGCAGTCCGCCGACTACACCTCGGTGTTGACCACCACCACGAGCGCCAAGCCGACCGAGACCGAGACGCCGGTCCCGATCGCGCAGTACCTGGAGAGCGCGGGGGTTATCGGAAAACCCGTCGCGGCTGACAAGCTGACCGACCTCGTCATCACCCTGCCGCGGCCTAAAGGCTGGGAGCCGTACAGCAATCCGCGGTTCGCACCGGGCACCCGCGTCATCGCCAAGGGCGACACCTACCCCACCGCGATGTTAATGGTCTTCCAGCTGACCGGCGGGGACTTCGACGCGAAGAAGGCCATCGAACACGGCAACGCCGACGCCAAGCTGTCGCAGAACTTCAAGGAGCTCAACGCGTCGCTCGATGACTTCAAGGGCTTCCCGTCCTCGATGATCGAGGGCAGTTACGACCTCAACGGCAGGCGAATGCATTCCTACAACCGCGTCGTCCTGGCGACCGGAGGGCCGCCGGCCAAACTGCGCTATCTGGTGCAACTCACCGTGACCGGCTACGCCGAAAAGGCGCAGGCCGATGCGCCCGACATCGAGTCGATCATCGGCGGGTTCAACGTCGCCCCCAAGAAGTAGCCGGCGCCGCGCGAGGAGCCGACAAGGCGCAGCCGGTTAGGGTGGCCGTCATGAGTGGATGGACTGCCGCCGACCTGCCCTCGTTCACCGGCCGCACCGTCGTCGTCACCGGCGCCAACAGCGGGCTCGGCGAAATCACCGCGCGCGAGCTGGCCCGGGTCGGGGCCAGGGTGATCCTCGCGGTGCGCAACACCGACAAGGGCGATGCGGCCGCTGCGGGCATGACGGGTGACGTCGAGGTGCGCAAGCTTGACCTGCAGGATCTCGCGTCGGTGCGCACCTTCGCCGACAGACTCGACGGCGTCGATGTGCTGGTCAATAACGCCGGAATCATGGCTGTGCCGTATGCCACGACCGTCGACGGGTTCGAAAGCCAGATCGGCACGAACCACCTCGGCCACTTCGCGCTGACCAACCTTCTGCTGCCGAAGATCACCGACCGGGTGGTGACGGTGTCGTCGATGCTGCACCTGCTGGGTTACATCAGCCTGAAAGACCTCAACTGGAAGTCTCGGCCGTACCTGGCGTGGCCGGCCTACGGCCAGTCGAAGTTGGCCAACCTGATGTTCACCAGTGAGCTGCAGCGCCGGCTGACCGCGGCGGGCTCCAGCCTCAAGGCGCACGCGGTGCATCCCGGGTATTCGGCCACCAACCTGCAGGGTCACAGCGGCAATGCGATCGGCGAGCGGTTCGCGAAGGCGGGCAACCGCCTGGCCACCGACGCCGCATTCGGCGCGCGGCAGACGCTCTATGCGGTGTCGGCGGACCTGCCGGGCGACACCTTCGTCGGCCCGCGGTTCGCAATGTGGGGCCCGAGTGGACCCGCGATGCGCAGTCCCCTGGCCCGCGACGCCACGAAGGCGGCCGCCCTGTGGGAGCTGTCCGAGCAGCTCACGGGCACCGAATTCGCACTGTGAGGCCCTGATCGGATAACCTGTGCGGGCGTCACGGCGAGGGTGGCACGTGCCACCGTTATCGACGGGATTCCGCAATACGTAGTTGCGACCCTGCCGCGGACGAGGACTGACCGGCACAAGAGGAGCAACACGCATGGCCAAGACTGCGGCTCGCAGCGAGAACAAACTGACGGCATCGGTACGCCAGGAGACCGGCAAGGGTGCATCGCGCCGCGCGCGCCGCGCCGGCCAGGTCCCCGCCGTGCTGTACGGCCACGGCGCCGACCCCCAGCACCTGCTGCTGTCGGGTCGCGACTTCGCCGCCGTGCTCAGGCACACCGGCACCAACGCCGTGCTGACCCTCGACATCGAGGGCAACGAGCAGCTTGCGCTGACCAAGTCTTTGGAGATCCACCCGATCCGGCGCAACATCCAGCACGCCGACCTGCTCGTCGTCCGCCGCGGTGAGAAGGTGACCGTCGAGGTCAACGTGATCGTCGAGGGTGAAGCGATCCCGGGCACGCTCGTCACCCAGGACACCAACACCATCGAGATCGAGTCCGACGTCCAGGCCATCCCCGACCAGCTGACCGTGTCGGTCGAGGGCGCCGACATCGGCACCCAGTTCACCGCGGGGTCGATCACCCTGCCCGGCGGCGTCTCGCTGATCTCCGATCCGGAGATGCTCGTCGTCAACGTCGTCGCCGCACCGACCGAGGAAGATCTCGAGGCCGAGGGTGCAGGCGAGGCCGCCGAAGGCGAAGCCGCAGAGGTCGTCGAGGGCGAAGAGGGTGCCGACGGCGAGGCGGGCGAGGGCGGCGACGCCGCCGAAGAATCCTCCGAATAGCCGGAGACTCTTCACCACATGGCCGAGCCACTCTTGGTGGTGGGCCTCGGCAATCCCGGGCCCAACTACGCCACGACGCGGCACAACCTCGGCTTCATGGTCGCCGACATACTCGCCGACCGGATGGGCTCGACGTTCAAGGTGCACAAGAAGTCCGGTGCCAAGGTCGTCACCGGCAGGCTCGCGGGCCGGGCGGTAGTGCTGGCCAAACCCCGGGTGTACATGAACGAGTCGGGCCGCCAGGTCGGGCCGTTGGCCAAGTTCTACTCGGTGCCCCCTGCCGACGTGGTGGTCATCCACGATGAGCTCGACATCGACTTCGGCAGGATTCGGTTGAAGTTCGGTGGCGGCGTCGCGGGCCACAACGGCTTGCGGTCGGTGGCTTCGGCGTTGAGCAGCAACGATTTTCAGCGCGTGCGGATTGGTATCGGACGTCCGCCCGGCCACAAGTCGGGAGCGTCGTTCGTGCTGGAGAACTTCGCCAAGGTCGAGCGCCACGAGGTGCCGGTGCTCTGCGAGCAGGCCGCCGACGCTACGGAGTTGCTCGTCGCGCAGGGCCTCGAGCCGGCCCAGAACACCGTGCACGCCTGGGATTAGCTCCTACCGCGAAATGGCATTCCAGCAGAGAAAGTGCGAGAGCGGGCAAGCGTGGCTGCAGTCTCGCGGAGTGTGGACGCGCTAGTTCTCGGTGCGACGCGCGTAGGCGCGCAATGCGACCGGTGCGAATATCGCCGTCAGCGCGAGCGAGTACAGGATGGTGGCGAGCACGGGGTGGTGCAGCGGCAGCTGCGCATCCGGCGGTGCGGCCGGACCGTTACCCCACAGTTCGCGCATCGCCTGTGCCAGCGATGACACCGGGTTCCATTCGGCGATGACGCGCAGCCAGTGCTGCATCGGCTCCGTCGGTGCAAAGGTGTTGGCCAGGAACGTGATCGGGAAGAGCACGGTGAACATCACGCCGTTGACCGCCTCGACCGAGCGCATCAGCGAGCCGATCAAAATGCCGAACCAGATCATGCCGAACCCGAATACCAGGATCAGCCCGAATGCCAACACCGCTTCTGCAACGCTTCCCCGGATCCGCCAGCCGATGCACAGGCCCGTCACCGCCATCACCACGACACCGATCGACGAGTGCAGCAGGCTCGCGACGCTGCGCCCGATGAGCACCGCTGACCGCCTGATCGGTAACGAGCGGAAGCGATCGATGATGCCTTTCTCGATGTCGGCGGTGATCCCTGTCGATACGACGAAGGCGGTGAAGACGATGGTCTGGGCCTGGATCCCGGGCAGCAGGAACTCGCGGTAGGACGCGCTACCCCTTGTCGCGATCGACGCACCGAACACGAAGGCGAACAGCAGCACGAACATGATCGGCTGCACCGTCACGTCGCTCAGCATCTCCGGCATCCGCTTGGTGTGAGTCATGTTGCGTTTGACCATGATCCACGACTGCTCGAGGATATTGGTCGGTCGGATCTGCGGCCTGTTCGATGTGGTGCTCGACTGTGGCACCGTGACGGTCATGCGCCCTTCTCCTCGGCTTGGTCGGCGTCGGCCCGGTGGCCGGTGAGCGAGAGGAACACGTCGTCAAGACTCGGCCGGGACAGGCCGATGTCGTCGACTTCGATCGCGCTGTCCTGCAGCCAACCGGCCACCCGGGTCAGCTCGGCGATGCCGGTGGCCGACGCGGTGAGCTGCCGCGCACCGACGTCGACGTGCACATCGGCGCCGGTACGGCCGAGCAGTTCGCGCGCTGCAGGCAGGTCGGCGGCATGCGAAACGGTGACGAGCAGGCTGGCCGTGCCTGCCTGCTGCTTGAGCTGGAGCGGCGTGCCGTGGGCGATGATCCGGCCGTGGTCGATGACCACGATGTCGTCGGCCAATTGGTCGGCCTCTTCGAGGTATTGGGTGGTCAGCAGCAGCGTGGTGCCCTGTGCCACGAGCCCGCGCAGCATCTCCCACAGATCGCTGCGGCTGCGCGGGTCCAGACCGGTCGTCGGCTCGTCGAGGAAGAGCACCGGCGGCGAGGCGATGAGGCTGACGGCGAGGTCGAGCCGCCTGCGCATCCCACCCGAGTACGACCGCACCGGCCGGTCAGCGGCGTCGGCGATCGAGAACTGTTCCAGCAGTTCATCTGCCAGCCGGTTGAGCTCTCGTCGGGCGATGCCGTACAGGCCGCCGATCATTCGGATGTTCTCGCGCCCGGTCAACAGTTCGTCGACGGTGGCGACCTGGCCCGTCAGGCCCATGTGGCGGCGCACCATGTCGGGTTCGTCGCGGACGTCGTAGCCGGCGACCCGGGCGGTGCCGCTGGTCGGTACCGACAGCGTCGTCATCATCCGGACCGTGGTGGTCTTGCCCGCCCCGTTGGGGCCGAGCAGCCCGAGCACGGTTCCAGGAGCCACGGAAAAGCTGACGCCGTCGACGGCGGTGTTGTCGCCGAACCTCTTCACCAGATCGACGGCTTCGATGGCGGAAGGAGAAGGCATGACACCCACCGTATCGGCGGCCGTCGACACCTCGTTACCCCGCGACGATCCGCGCAATGCCGCCGGATAGCGGCGTGTCGGACGCAGACAACGCCGGCGGAATTAGGTGACCAGTGCGACGGAGTTCGCGCGGCGCAGCTTGCCCGACGGTGTCTTCGGAATCGTGCCCGGGCCCAGCACCACGACGTTGCGCGGCCGCACGTCGACCTCGGCGACCACCTCGTGGGCCACCTGACGCTCGATGCGGTGCACGGCGTCGGGGTCCTCCCACGCGTTGGACTCCACGGCGACGGCGAACGTCTCCCTGGCGTGCCCGGCGTCGAGCCGCACCGCGACCGCGCAGCCGGGGCGAACGCCTTCGACGCGGCTTGCCGCCCGCTCGATGTCGGTCGGGTAGATGTTGCGCCCGGCCATGATGATGACGTCCTTCACGCGACCGCAGACCACGATATGTCCGTCGTCGGTGATGTAGCCGAGGTCGCCGGTGTCATACCAGCCGTGCTCGTCCTGAGCCGGGATGAAACCGCCCATGGTGATGTAGCCGGGGGTGACGGGCTCGCCGCGCAACTCGATGATGCCGACGCCGCGGGAGGGCATGACATTGCCCTGCTCGTCGATGATGCGTGCCTCGAGGCCTTCCAGCAGCGGGCCGAGGGTGGCTAGCCTGCGGGTGTTGCCCTTCGTCGCGGGCACCGCGCGCCGCAGAGCGGCAAGCAGATCGGCGTCGACCTCGTCGACCACCAGGCCGGCGTTGCACGGCGAGAAGGACACCGCCAGCGTCGTCTCGGCCATGCCGTAGGCGGGCAGGATCGCACCCGGCGTCAGGCCGAACGGCTTACCCGCGTCGAGCAGATCCTCGACGTCCGCGGGTTCGACGGGCTCGGCGCCCGAGAGCGCGAACCGCAGCGTCGACAGATCGAACTCGCCGGGCTTGGCCTGCCGCCGCAGCCGCTTGGCCAGTAGCGCGTACGCGAAGTTCGGCGCCGCGGTCATCGTGCCCTTGTACTTGTCGATCAGCCGCGCCCACAGCAGGGTGTCGCGCAGGAAGTCCATCGGCGTGACCTTGACCAGCTCGGCGCCGAAGTACATCGGAATCGTCAGGAAGCCGACCATGCCCATGTCGTGGAAGCACGGCAGCCAGCTGACCATGACGTCCTTTTCGACGTCGTACTCGGCGCCGATGAACATGGCTTCGGCGTTGGAGTAGATGTTGCGGTGGGTGATCTGCACGGCCTTCGGCGAGCCGGTGGAGCCCGACGTCAGCTGCATCAGCGCCAGGTCGTCCTCGTCGACGTCGATCGGATCGATCGGGTCGGACGCCAGCAGCTCGGGAACGGTCAGAACCTCGATGCCGTGCTCCTCGAGCACGGGCACGGCGACCATGAACGGCTCGGAGACGATGACGGCCTTGGCCTCGATCATCTGCACGACGTTCATGGTGTCTTCGGCCCAGACCACAAGGTCGGTGCGCGGAGTGGGCTGGTGCAGCATGGTCAGGCTGGCGCCGCGCATCCACAGGCCCTGAGCGGTCGGCGCGATCTCCACCGGGAAGCCGGCGAGCACGCCGACGGCGTCGCCATGACCGATGCCCGCGGCGGCGAGGCCACCCGCGATCTGGCGGGCGCGCTCGTGCACCTCGCCCCAGGTGTGACGGACGGGTTCGTGGGGTTCACCGGTCACCATGCCCGTAGTGGCGTTACGGGCACTGCGGTACATCTTCTCGGTGAATCTGCTCACGACAGCCTCCTCGGGGTCACCGCAAATGCCAAGGTTTTATGCTCCACCTGCTGGTAGGCGCCTTCTGGGAGGCGCGCGCACATTTGGAGCGCGGTTAGGTCTCGATTCGGTGATTCGCTAGGGCGGGACGCCCGCCCACCGGATTTCCCGGCGGCGGTAGCGTCCGCATCTTGACCGCTAGTTTTCACCGCTGATCATCTTAGGCAACTCTTAAGTAACTGCCAAACCAATGCAGCGATTGAGGTTCGTGTCACACCTGCGGTGTGGGCGCAGGAACCACCCGCGCGCCCTGAACCGGGCCGCTGGCCACCCGCACAGTGCGGCACACGCCCGCCCCAGCCAGCTCCGCACCGACGTTGACTGCCGACGACGACGACCGGCACAGGAACGCGCACGTCGGCCCTGAACCGGACACGACCCCGGCAAGGGCGCCCGCCTCGACACCCGCCCGCAGCGTCCGGCGCAGGCCCGGGTTGAGGCTCAGCGCCGCGGACTGCAGGTCGTTGCCCAGCAGCGGGGCCAATGCCGCCGCGTCTCCCGACGCAAGGGCGGCAAGCACGGGCTCGGGATCCTCGAGCGCGGGCGGCAGGGCGCGGTCCTTCGCATCGCGCAGCCGGTCGATCTCGGCGAAGACCGCCGGAGTGGACATGCCACCGTCGGCGAATGCGAGCACCCAGTGGAACGTGTTCCTGGCCAGCACGGTCGCCAGTTCCTCGCCGCGGCCGGTACCCAGCGCCGTGCCGCCATGCAGCGCGAACGGCACGTCGCTGCCTAGCCGGGCGGCCAAGGTGTGCAGGTCGCGGCGCGGCACGCCGAGCTCCCACAGCGAGTTGATGGCGACAAGCACCCCCGCCGCGTCGGCGCTGCCGCCTGCCATCCCGCCCGCGACCGGGATCGTCTTCTCCACGGTGATCGCCACGTCGGGGGCTCGACCGACGTGTTCGGCCATCAGTTCTGCGGCCCGCCAGGCGAGGTTGCGCTCGTCGGTGGGCAGCGAGGCCGAGCCCTCCCCCACCATCTCGAGTG is a genomic window of Mycobacterium sp. ITM-2016-00318 containing:
- a CDS encoding ribose-phosphate diphosphokinase is translated as MGTEWTDNRKNLMLFSGRAHPELAEQVAKELDSPVTPQTSRDFSNGEIFVRFDESVRGCDAFVLQSHPAPLNKWLMEQLIMIDALKRGSAKRITAILPFYPYARQDKKHRGREPISARLVADLLKTAGANRILTVDLHTDQIQGFFDGPVDHMRAQNLLTGYIAANYHDHDMVVVSPDSGRVRVAEKWADALGGVPLAFIHKTRDPLVPNQVVSNRVVGDVRGKTCILTDDMIDTGGTIAGAVKLLREDGAKDVVIAATHGVLSDPAPQRLADCGAREVIVTNTLPIGEDKQFPQLTVLSIAPLLADTIRAVFENGSVTGLFDGSA
- the arsC gene encoding arsenate reductase (glutaredoxin) (This arsenate reductase requires both glutathione and glutaredoxin to convert arsenate to arsenite, after which the efflux transporter formed by ArsA and ArsB can extrude the arsenite from the cell, providing resistance.) yields the protein MTESVIYHNPRCTTSRKALELLRDNGIEPEVIQYLKSPPSRAELVKLIDDAGIDVRTAVRKRESLYAELNLDDADDDALLDAMVTHPILIERPFVVTPRGTRLARPLDSVREIL
- a CDS encoding LpqN/LpqT family lipoprotein, giving the protein MAAIFALLSIAAAGCGAQSADYTSVLTTTTSAKPTETETPVPIAQYLESAGVIGKPVAADKLTDLVITLPRPKGWEPYSNPRFAPGTRVIAKGDTYPTAMLMVFQLTGGDFDAKKAIEHGNADAKLSQNFKELNASLDDFKGFPSSMIEGSYDLNGRRMHSYNRVVLATGGPPAKLRYLVQLTVTGYAEKAQADAPDIESIIGGFNVAPKK
- a CDS encoding oxidoreductase, which produces MSGWTAADLPSFTGRTVVVTGANSGLGEITARELARVGARVILAVRNTDKGDAAAAGMTGDVEVRKLDLQDLASVRTFADRLDGVDVLVNNAGIMAVPYATTVDGFESQIGTNHLGHFALTNLLLPKITDRVVTVSSMLHLLGYISLKDLNWKSRPYLAWPAYGQSKLANLMFTSELQRRLTAAGSSLKAHAVHPGYSATNLQGHSGNAIGERFAKAGNRLATDAAFGARQTLYAVSADLPGDTFVGPRFAMWGPSGPAMRSPLARDATKAAALWELSEQLTGTEFAL
- a CDS encoding 50S ribosomal protein L25/general stress protein Ctc; this translates as MAKTAARSENKLTASVRQETGKGASRRARRAGQVPAVLYGHGADPQHLLLSGRDFAAVLRHTGTNAVLTLDIEGNEQLALTKSLEIHPIRRNIQHADLLVVRRGEKVTVEVNVIVEGEAIPGTLVTQDTNTIEIESDVQAIPDQLTVSVEGADIGTQFTAGSITLPGGVSLISDPEMLVVNVVAAPTEEDLEAEGAGEAAEGEAAEVVEGEEGADGEAGEGGDAAEESSE
- the pth gene encoding aminoacyl-tRNA hydrolase; translated protein: MAEPLLVVGLGNPGPNYATTRHNLGFMVADILADRMGSTFKVHKKSGAKVVTGRLAGRAVVLAKPRVYMNESGRQVGPLAKFYSVPPADVVVIHDELDIDFGRIRLKFGGGVAGHNGLRSVASALSSNDFQRVRIGIGRPPGHKSGASFVLENFAKVERHEVPVLCEQAADATELLVAQGLEPAQNTVHAWD
- a CDS encoding ABC transporter permease, with protein sequence MTVTVPQSSTTSNRPQIRPTNILEQSWIMVKRNMTHTKRMPEMLSDVTVQPIMFVLLFAFVFGASIATRGSASYREFLLPGIQAQTIVFTAFVVSTGITADIEKGIIDRFRSLPIRRSAVLIGRSVASLLHSSIGVVVMAVTGLCIGWRIRGSVAEAVLAFGLILVFGFGMIWFGILIGSLMRSVEAVNGVMFTVLFPITFLANTFAPTEPMQHWLRVIAEWNPVSSLAQAMRELWGNGPAAPPDAQLPLHHPVLATILYSLALTAIFAPVALRAYARRTEN
- a CDS encoding ATP-binding cassette domain-containing protein, whose protein sequence is MPSPSAIEAVDLVKRFGDNTAVDGVSFSVAPGTVLGLLGPNGAGKTTTVRMMTTLSVPTSGTARVAGYDVRDEPDMVRRHMGLTGQVATVDELLTGRENIRMIGGLYGIARRELNRLADELLEQFSIADAADRPVRSYSGGMRRRLDLAVSLIASPPVLFLDEPTTGLDPRSRSDLWEMLRGLVAQGTTLLLTTQYLEEADQLADDIVVIDHGRIIAHGTPLQLKQQAGTASLLVTVSHAADLPAARELLGRTGADVHVDVGARQLTASATGIAELTRVAGWLQDSAIEVDDIGLSRPSLDDVFLSLTGHRADADQAEEKGA
- a CDS encoding fatty acyl-AMP ligase — protein: MSRFTEKMYRSARNATTGMVTGEPHEPVRHTWGEVHERARQIAGGLAAAGIGHGDAVGVLAGFPVEIAPTAQGLWMRGASLTMLHQPTPRTDLVVWAEDTMNVVQMIEAKAVIVSEPFMVAVPVLEEHGIEVLTVPELLASDPIDPIDVDEDDLALMQLTSGSTGSPKAVQITHRNIYSNAEAMFIGAEYDVEKDVMVSWLPCFHDMGMVGFLTIPMYFGAELVKVTPMDFLRDTLLWARLIDKYKGTMTAAPNFAYALLAKRLRRQAKPGEFDLSTLRFALSGAEPVEPADVEDLLDAGKPFGLTPGAILPAYGMAETTLAVSFSPCNAGLVVDEVDADLLAALRRAVPATKGNTRRLATLGPLLEGLEARIIDEQGNVMPSRGVGIIELRGEPVTPGYITMGGFIPAQDEHGWYDTGDLGYITDDGHIVVCGRVKDVIIMAGRNIYPTDIERAASRVEGVRPGCAVAVRLDAGHARETFAVAVESNAWEDPDAVHRIERQVAHEVVAEVDVRPRNVVVLGPGTIPKTPSGKLRRANSVALVT
- a CDS encoding 4-(cytidine 5'-diphospho)-2-C-methyl-D-erythritol kinase, yielding MAGGSIASEWVPTGSVTVRVPGKVNLYLEVGDRRDDGYHELTTVFHAVSLLDEVTVRNADVLSLEMVGEGSASLPTDERNLAWRAAELMAEHVGRAPDVAITVEKTIPVAGGMAGGSADAAGVLVAINSLWELGVPRRDLHTLAARLGSDVPFALHGGTALGTGRGEELATVLARNTFHWVLAFADGGMSTPAVFAEIDRLRDAKDRALPPALEDPEPVLAALASGDAAALAPLLGNDLQSAALSLNPGLRRTLRAGVEAGALAGVVSGSGPTCAFLCRSSSSAVNVGAELAGAGVCRTVRVASGPVQGARVVPAPTPQV